Proteins from a genomic interval of Pseudomonas sp. RC10:
- a CDS encoding type II secretion system protein N has protein sequence MLLQVTVLGIDVMSWIALVKSFTRFHGVTILCLATLAGSGFYFVLDEKAVRAELAKVPPVLREKSPSTTPVGPVSAGALLTSMGFQADGRLRQSPESATVRGLFMASNGSSTALLTVAGQDSRYRLGDRLPGGSVLQRIEPGRVLLSNRGVDTFLPLSVSGSATLVTTADPKSTALVHFKPTTAMSESQ, from the coding sequence GTGCTGCTTCAAGTGACCGTTTTGGGCATTGATGTGATGAGTTGGATAGCGCTCGTGAAGTCGTTTACACGTTTCCATGGCGTAACTATTTTGTGCCTCGCCACACTTGCTGGGTCTGGGTTTTATTTCGTGTTAGATGAAAAGGCTGTTCGCGCAGAGTTGGCGAAAGTTCCACCAGTGCTGCGCGAAAAGTCTCCGAGTACCACGCCGGTCGGCCCTGTAAGTGCAGGTGCGCTGTTAACTTCCATGGGATTCCAGGCAGATGGCAGGCTTCGGCAAAGTCCGGAGTCAGCGACCGTGCGTGGCCTGTTCATGGCTTCAAACGGATCGTCTACAGCTCTGCTGACTGTTGCGGGCCAGGATAGCCGCTACCGTCTCGGCGACCGCCTGCCAGGGGGCAGCGTATTGCAACGAATCGAGCCCGGTCGCGTTCTGCTGTCAAACCGGGGCGTTGATACGTTCCTGCCGTTATCGGTAAGTGGCTCTGCAACGCTGGTCACGACCGCCGACCCCAAGTCAACGGCGCTTGTGCATTTCAAACCGACTACTGCGATGTCCGAATCGCAATGA
- a CDS encoding FAD-dependent oxidoreductase — translation MAERLSNDFQFIDVGRKDPKKKLLRQRKKEFVEIYEPFKPQQSADQAHRCLGCGNPYCEWKCPVHNFIPNWLKLVSEGNILAAAELSHQTNTLPEVCGRVCPQDRLCEGACTLNDGFGAVTIGSVEKYITDTAFAMGWRPDMSRVVPTGKRVAIIGAGPAGLGCADVLVRGGVTPVVFDKNPEIGGLLTFGIPEFKLEKSVLSHRREVFTGMGIEFRLNTEIGKDITVEQLLQEYDAVFMGMGTYTYMKGGFPGEDLPGVHDALDFLIANVNRNLGFEKSPEDFVDMKGKKVVVLGGGDTAMDCNRTSIRQGAKAVTCAYRRDEENMPGSRKEVKNAKEEGVKFLYNRQPIAIVGEDKVEGVKVVETRLGEPDARGRRSPEPIPGSEEIIPADAVVIAFGFRPSPAPWFEQHSIETDSQGRVVAPEQGKFKHQTSNPKIFAGGDMVRGSDLVVTAIFEGRNAAEGILDYLGV, via the coding sequence ATGGCTGAACGTCTGAGTAATGACTTCCAGTTCATCGATGTCGGGCGCAAAGATCCGAAGAAGAAACTGTTGCGTCAACGCAAGAAAGAGTTCGTGGAAATCTACGAACCCTTCAAACCCCAGCAGTCGGCCGATCAGGCCCACCGCTGCCTGGGTTGCGGCAACCCGTACTGCGAATGGAAATGCCCTGTGCATAACTTCATTCCCAACTGGTTGAAGCTGGTGTCCGAGGGCAACATCCTCGCGGCCGCCGAGCTGTCGCACCAGACCAACACCCTGCCGGAAGTCTGCGGTCGCGTGTGCCCGCAGGACCGCCTGTGTGAAGGGGCCTGCACCCTGAACGACGGTTTCGGCGCGGTCACCATTGGTTCGGTGGAGAAGTACATCACCGACACCGCATTCGCCATGGGCTGGCGTCCGGACATGTCCCGCGTGGTGCCGACCGGCAAGCGCGTGGCAATCATTGGTGCAGGCCCGGCGGGTCTGGGTTGCGCCGACGTGCTCGTGCGTGGCGGCGTGACGCCGGTGGTGTTCGACAAGAACCCGGAAATCGGCGGTCTGCTGACCTTCGGTATCCCTGAGTTCAAGCTCGAAAAAAGCGTGCTGAGCCACCGACGTGAAGTCTTTACCGGCATGGGTATCGAGTTCCGCCTCAATACCGAAATCGGCAAGGACATCACCGTCGAACAACTGCTTCAGGAATACGATGCCGTGTTCATGGGCATGGGCACCTACACCTACATGAAAGGCGGCTTCCCAGGCGAAGACCTGCCAGGCGTGCATGACGCGCTCGACTTCCTGATCGCCAACGTCAACCGCAATCTGGGCTTTGAAAAGTCGCCGGAAGACTTCGTCGACATGAAGGGCAAGAAGGTCGTGGTGCTGGGCGGTGGCGACACGGCGATGGACTGCAACCGCACCTCGATCCGTCAGGGTGCCAAGGCTGTAACGTGCGCTTACCGTCGTGACGAAGAAAACATGCCGGGCTCGCGCAAGGAAGTGAAGAACGCCAAGGAAGAAGGCGTGAAGTTCCTCTACAACCGCCAGCCAATCGCCATCGTGGGTGAGGACAAGGTCGAAGGCGTCAAAGTCGTCGAAACCCGTCTGGGCGAGCCTGATGCGCGTGGTCGTCGCAGCCCCGAGCCGATTCCGGGCTCCGAAGAAATCATCCCGGCCGACGCCGTGGTCATCGCCTTCGGCTTCCGTCCAAGCCCGGCGCCGTGGTTCGAGCAGCACAGCATCGAAACCGATAGCCAGGGTCGCGTCGTGGCGCCGGAGCAGGGCAAGTTCAAGCACCAGACCAGCAACCCGAAAATCTTCGCGGGTGGCGACATGGTGCGCGGTTCCGACCTCGTCGTGACCGCCATCTTCGAAGGCCGTAATGCGGCTGAAGGGATTCTGGACTATCTGGGCGTTTAA
- a CDS encoding lytic polysaccharide monooxygenase gives MSRLTALSAGASSLALTFSLLTPQHAIAHGYLNDPPSRAFACQKGLNKDCGGAQYEPQSVGETAKGFPATGVPDGKIASGALSQFAALDVQSATRWHKTEIKDRTVAFDWYYKATHPATKYEYFITQNGWNPNAELTRNSFDLTPFCVIDAGGRLPTDSPQGSEGPAREKHSCQIPADRSGHHVILGLWTVHDTPGAFHNVVDVDIVAEAETPDGWRPVGNITPRDTLWVGDKVKARALMGEGESAEFSSQVSIADEDEGKPENWSFKLASQINDAHTLVRAGVRGDDGVIAPIKGTNTLYAKQESGVNRYELHMDLIEDAQAELAIQPVGQDLELVKGRATLPLVVTGNRTMNVEATVFDSSHKSVGAAAQVLTPGSTTINIDLRSAPGDHQIKLIGVTPDGRTSRQALGGLTLSGEGGGQDYDAIYPQGMETYTAGTTVLQPADGNVYECKPFPASGWCAQSPHHFEPGSGSDWQDAWILQ, from the coding sequence ATGTCCAGACTCACCGCTTTATCAGCCGGGGCATCGTCCCTCGCTCTCACCTTTTCATTGCTAACCCCCCAGCACGCCATTGCCCATGGCTATTTGAATGATCCTCCTTCCCGGGCATTCGCCTGCCAGAAAGGGTTGAACAAGGATTGTGGCGGCGCTCAGTACGAACCTCAAAGCGTGGGAGAAACCGCGAAAGGTTTTCCTGCCACCGGCGTACCCGACGGCAAAATCGCCAGTGGCGCCTTGTCGCAATTTGCTGCCCTGGATGTCCAGTCCGCTACGCGATGGCACAAAACCGAGATCAAAGATCGAACGGTCGCTTTCGATTGGTACTACAAAGCGACTCATCCGGCGACGAAGTACGAATATTTCATCACCCAAAACGGCTGGAACCCCAACGCCGAGCTCACTCGCAACTCATTTGATTTGACGCCCTTCTGCGTGATCGATGCGGGCGGCCGCTTGCCGACTGACAGTCCGCAGGGAAGCGAGGGCCCCGCGCGCGAAAAGCATTCCTGCCAGATTCCGGCTGACCGCAGCGGCCACCATGTCATTCTTGGGTTGTGGACCGTGCACGACACGCCCGGCGCGTTCCACAACGTGGTTGACGTGGACATCGTCGCCGAGGCCGAAACCCCGGACGGCTGGCGTCCCGTCGGCAACATTACTCCCCGCGACACTTTGTGGGTCGGCGACAAGGTCAAAGCGCGGGCGTTGATGGGAGAGGGCGAAAGCGCCGAATTCAGCTCACAGGTGAGTATCGCTGACGAGGACGAAGGGAAGCCCGAAAACTGGTCATTCAAGCTGGCCAGTCAAATCAACGACGCCCACACCCTGGTGCGCGCTGGCGTACGTGGTGACGACGGCGTCATTGCACCGATCAAAGGGACGAACACGCTCTACGCCAAGCAGGAAAGCGGAGTGAACCGCTACGAGCTACACATGGACCTAATAGAAGATGCGCAAGCAGAACTGGCCATTCAGCCTGTCGGGCAGGATCTCGAACTGGTGAAAGGCCGAGCAACGTTGCCGCTCGTGGTGACCGGAAACCGCACGATGAACGTCGAGGCCACGGTTTTCGACTCCAGCCATAAATCAGTGGGGGCCGCAGCCCAAGTCCTGACACCGGGCAGCACAACGATCAACATCGACCTGCGCAGCGCGCCCGGCGACCATCAAATCAAACTGATTGGCGTGACGCCTGATGGGCGTACCAGCCGCCAGGCCCTTGGGGGGCTGACGTTATCAGGAGAAGGGGGCGGTCAGGACTACGACGCCATTTATCCACAGGGCATGGAAACGTACACGGCGGGCACCACCGTTCTACAGCCAGCGGATGGCAACGTTTATGAGTGCAAACCGTTCCCGGCTTCCGGGTGGTGCGCCCAAAGTCCACATCATTTTGAACCAGGATCGGGCTCTGATTGGCAAGATGCCTGGATACTTCAATAA
- the gltB gene encoding glutamate synthase large subunit, whose translation MKAGLYQPEEFKDNCGFGLIAHMQGEPSHHLLQTAIEALTCMTHRGGINADGKTGDGCGLLIQKPDTFLRAVAHEHFGVELPRQYCVGMVFLNQNDAKAEAARENMNREILAAGLTLVGWRQVPIDTSVLGRLALERLPKIEQVFIGGEGLSDQEFAIKLFTARRRSSVSNAADTDHYICSFSHKTIIYKGLMMPRDLTAFYPDLNDERLQTAICVFHQRFSTNTLPKWPLAQPFRFLAHNGEINTITGNRNWAQARRTKFTNDLMDLDELGPLVNRVGSDSSSMDNMLELMVTGGIDLFRGVRMLVPPAWQNVETMDPDLRAFYEFNSMHMEPWDGPAGIVMTEGRHAVCLLDRNGLRPARWVTTKNGYITLASEIGVWNYTPEDVIAKGRVGPGQIFAVDTETGQILDTDAIDSRLKSRHPYKQWLRKNALRIQATLEDHDHGSAFYNPDQLKQYMKMFQVTFEERDQVLRPLGEQGQEAVGSMGDDTPMAVLSRRVRTPYDYFRQQFAQVTNPPIDPLREAIVMSLEVCLGAERNIFQESPEHASRVILSSPVISPAKWRSLMTLDRPGFDRAIIDLNYDEATGLEAAVRNVADQAEEAVRAGRTQIVLSDRHIAPGKLPIHASLATGAVHHRLTEKGLRCDSNILVETATARDPHHFAVLIGFGASAVYPFLAYEVLGDLIRTGEVLGDLYEVFKNYRKGITKGLLKILSKMGISTIASYRGAQLFEAIGLSEEVCDLSFRGVPSRIKGARFVDIEDEQKALAGEAWSPRKPIQQGGLLKFVYGGEYHAYNPDVVATLQAAVQQGDYSKFKEYTALVDNRPVSMIRDLFKVKELDTPLSIDDIEPLEAILKRFDSAGISLGALSPEAHEALAEAMNRLGARSNSGEGGEDPARYGTIRSSKIKQIATGRFGVTPEYLVNADVLQIKVAQGAKPGEGGQLPGGKVNGLIAKLRYAVPGVTLISPPPHHDIYSIEDLSQLIFDLKQVNPSALVSVKLVAEAGVGTIAAGVAKAYADLITISGYDGGTGASPLSSIKYAGAPWEIGLAETHQTLRGNDLRGKVRVQTDGGLKTGLDVIKAAILGAESFGFGTAPMIALGCKYLRICHLNNCATGVATQNDKLRKDHYIGTVDMVINFFTYVAEETREWLAKLGVRSLEELIGRTDLLDILPGETAKQQHLDLTPLLGSDHIPADKPQFSLVDRNPPFDKGLLAEKMVELAKSAIESKAGGEYELDICNCDRSIGARISGEIAKLHGNQGMKDAPVTFRFKGTAGQSFGVWNAGGLNMYLEGDANDYVGKGMTAGKLVIVPPKGSPFKTQDSAIIGNTCLYGATGGKLFAAGTAGERFAVRNSGAHTVVEGTGDHCCEYMTGGFVCVLGKTGYNFGSGMTGGFAYVLDQDNTFVDRVNHELVEIQRISGEAMEAYRSHLERVLAEYVTETDSEWGRNLWENLDDYLRRFWLVKPKAANLKSLLSSTRANPQ comes from the coding sequence ATGAAAGCAGGTCTGTACCAACCAGAAGAATTCAAGGATAACTGCGGCTTCGGCTTGATTGCCCATATGCAGGGCGAGCCCAGTCATCATCTGTTGCAGACGGCGATTGAAGCCCTGACCTGCATGACCCACCGTGGTGGGATCAACGCCGACGGCAAGACCGGTGACGGTTGCGGTCTGTTGATTCAAAAACCAGACACGTTCCTGCGTGCCGTGGCTCACGAGCACTTCGGTGTCGAGCTGCCGCGCCAGTATTGCGTGGGCATGGTGTTCCTCAACCAGAACGACGCCAAGGCCGAAGCCGCTCGCGAGAACATGAACCGCGAAATCCTTGCGGCCGGTCTGACCCTCGTAGGTTGGCGTCAGGTGCCGATCGACACAAGCGTCCTCGGGCGTCTGGCGCTGGAGCGTTTGCCGAAAATCGAGCAGGTGTTCATCGGCGGTGAAGGCCTGAGCGATCAGGAATTCGCGATCAAGCTGTTCACCGCACGTCGCCGTTCGTCGGTGTCCAACGCCGCTGATACCGACCACTACATCTGCAGCTTCTCGCACAAGACCATCATTTATAAAGGCTTGATGATGCCGCGTGACCTCACGGCATTCTATCCAGACCTCAACGACGAACGCCTGCAAACCGCCATCTGCGTGTTCCACCAGCGCTTCTCGACCAACACCCTGCCGAAGTGGCCACTGGCTCAGCCATTCCGCTTCCTCGCCCACAACGGCGAGATCAACACCATCACCGGTAACCGCAACTGGGCTCAGGCCCGTCGCACCAAGTTCACCAACGATCTGATGGACCTCGATGAGCTGGGGCCGTTGGTCAACCGCGTCGGCTCCGACTCTTCGAGCATGGATAACATGCTGGAGCTGATGGTGACTGGCGGGATCGACCTGTTCCGTGGCGTGCGCATGCTCGTGCCGCCAGCGTGGCAGAACGTCGAGACCATGGACCCGGATCTGCGTGCTTTCTACGAATTCAACTCCATGCACATGGAGCCGTGGGACGGCCCGGCCGGTATCGTGATGACCGAAGGTCGCCACGCAGTCTGCCTGCTCGACCGCAACGGTTTGCGTCCAGCGCGTTGGGTCACTACCAAGAATGGCTACATCACCCTCGCGTCGGAAATCGGCGTCTGGAACTACACCCCCGAAGACGTCATCGCCAAGGGCCGTGTCGGTCCGGGCCAGATCTTCGCCGTGGACACCGAAACCGGCCAGATCCTCGACACCGACGCCATCGACAGCCGTCTGAAGTCGCGCCATCCGTACAAGCAATGGCTGCGCAAGAACGCGCTGCGCATTCAGGCGACGCTGGAAGACCACGACCATGGTTCGGCGTTCTACAACCCGGATCAGCTCAAGCAGTACATGAAAATGTTCCAGGTCACGTTCGAAGAGCGTGATCAGGTGCTGCGTCCGCTGGGTGAGCAGGGCCAGGAAGCCGTGGGCTCCATGGGCGACGACACCCCAATGGCCGTGCTGTCCCGCCGTGTGCGCACGCCGTACGACTATTTCCGTCAGCAGTTCGCGCAGGTCACCAACCCGCCGATCGACCCGCTGCGTGAAGCCATCGTCATGTCGCTGGAAGTCTGCCTCGGTGCCGAGCGCAACATTTTCCAGGAGTCGCCTGAGCATGCGTCCCGCGTGATCCTCAGCTCGCCGGTCATTTCCCCGGCCAAGTGGCGTTCGCTGATGACGCTGGATCGCCCTGGCTTCGACCGCGCCATCATCGACCTGAACTACGACGAAGCCACCGGCCTTGAAGCCGCTGTGCGCAACGTCGCTGATCAGGCGGAAGAAGCTGTGCGCGCCGGTCGCACCCAGATCGTTCTGAGCGACCGCCACATTGCCCCCGGCAAACTGCCGATCCACGCCTCGCTGGCCACCGGTGCGGTTCACCACCGCCTGACCGAAAAAGGCCTGCGCTGCGACAGCAACATCCTGGTTGAAACCGCGACAGCCCGCGATCCTCACCACTTTGCCGTGCTGATCGGGTTCGGTGCGTCGGCGGTCTATCCATTCCTGGCGTACGAAGTGCTGGGCGACCTGATCCGCACTGGCGAAGTGCTGGGCGACCTGTACGAAGTCTTCAAGAACTACCGCAAAGGCATCACGAAGGGCCTGCTCAAGATCCTGTCGAAGATGGGCATCTCGACCATCGCCTCGTATCGTGGCGCGCAACTGTTCGAAGCCATCGGCCTGTCCGAGGAAGTCTGCGACCTGAGTTTCCGTGGCGTCCCAAGCCGCATCAAAGGCGCACGTTTCGTTGACATCGAAGACGAGCAAAAAGCGTTGGCGGGCGAGGCCTGGAGTCCGCGCAAGCCGATCCAGCAAGGTGGCCTGCTGAAGTTCGTCTACGGCGGCGAATACCACGCGTACAACCCTGATGTCGTGGCGACGTTGCAAGCCGCCGTGCAGCAGGGCGACTACAGCAAATTCAAGGAATACACCGCGCTGGTGGACAATCGTCCGGTGTCGATGATCCGCGACCTGTTCAAAGTCAAGGAACTCGACACACCGCTGTCGATTGACGACATCGAGCCGCTGGAAGCGATCCTCAAACGTTTCGACTCGGCGGGCATCTCGCTGGGCGCACTGTCGCCTGAGGCTCACGAAGCGCTGGCCGAGGCGATGAACCGTCTGGGCGCACGCTCCAACTCCGGCGAAGGCGGCGAAGACCCTGCGCGCTACGGCACCATCCGCAGCTCCAAGATCAAGCAGATCGCGACGGGGCGTTTCGGGGTTACGCCTGAGTACCTGGTCAACGCTGACGTGTTGCAGATCAAAGTCGCGCAAGGCGCCAAGCCGGGCGAGGGCGGTCAACTGCCAGGCGGCAAGGTCAACGGTCTGATCGCCAAACTGCGTTATGCGGTCCCCGGCGTGACCCTGATTTCGCCGCCGCCGCACCACGACATTTACTCGATCGAAGACTTGTCGCAGCTGATTTTTGACCTCAAGCAGGTCAACCCGTCGGCGCTGGTCTCGGTCAAGCTGGTGGCAGAAGCGGGCGTTGGCACCATCGCCGCCGGTGTGGCCAAGGCTTACGCCGACCTGATCACCATTTCCGGCTACGACGGCGGCACCGGTGCATCGCCGCTGTCGTCGATCAAATACGCGGGCGCTCCGTGGGAAATCGGCCTGGCCGAAACCCACCAGACCCTGCGCGGCAACGACCTGCGCGGCAAGGTCCGGGTGCAGACCGACGGTGGTCTGAAAACCGGTCTGGACGTGATCAAGGCCGCCATTCTGGGCGCTGAAAGCTTCGGCTTCGGTACGGCGCCGATGATCGCGCTGGGCTGCAAATATCTGCGTATCTGCCACCTGAACAACTGCGCCACCGGCGTCGCGACTCAGAACGACAAGCTGCGCAAGGATCACTACATCGGCACCGTCGACATGGTGATCAACTTCTTCACCTACGTGGCGGAAGAAACCCGCGAGTGGCTGGCCAAGTTGGGCGTGCGCTCGCTGGAAGAGCTGATCGGCCGCACCGACCTGCTGGACATCCTGCCGGGCGAAACCGCCAAGCAGCAGCATCTCGACCTGACGCCTCTGCTGGGCAGCGATCACATCCCCGCAGACAAGCCTCAGTTCAGCCTCGTTGACCGCAACCCGCCGTTCGACAAGGGCCTGCTGGCCGAGAAAATGGTGGAGCTGGCCAAATCCGCCATCGAGTCCAAAGCCGGTGGCGAGTACGAGCTCGACATCTGCAACTGCGACCGCTCCATCGGCGCGCGGATTTCCGGTGAAATCGCCAAGCTGCACGGCAACCAGGGCATGAAAGACGCCCCGGTGACCTTCCGCTTCAAGGGCACGGCCGGTCAGAGCTTCGGCGTGTGGAACGCCGGTGGCCTGAACATGTACCTGGAAGGCGACGCCAACGACTACGTCGGCAAAGGCATGACCGCTGGCAAACTGGTGATCGTGCCGCCGAAAGGCAGCCCGTTCAAAACCCAGGACAGCGCCATCATCGGCAACACCTGCCTGTACGGCGCCACCGGTGGCAAGCTGTTTGCAGCGGGTACGGCAGGCGAGCGTTTCGCGGTGCGTAACTCCGGCGCCCACACCGTTGTGGAAGGCACGGGCGATCACTGCTGCGAGTACATGACCGGCGGTTTCGTCTGCGTTCTGGGCAAAACGGGTTACAACTTCGGCTCTGGCATGACCGGCGGTTTCGCCTACGTGCTCGACCAGGACAACACCTTCGTTGACCGGGTCAACCACGAACTGGTCGAGATCCAGCGCATCAGCGGCGAAGCGATGGAAGCCTATCGCAGCCACCTGGAGCGCGTGCTCGCCGAATACGTGACCGAGACGGATAGCGAATGGGGCCGTAATCTCTGGGAAAACCTGGATGACTACCTGCGCCGCTTCTGGCTGGTGAAGCCGAAGGCCGCCAACCTCAAGTCCTTGCTGTCGAGTACACGCGCTAACCCGCAATAA
- the gspD gene encoding type II secretion system secretin GspD: MASEPSWQLAMNDADLRDVVREMSVILGATIVLDPRVQGRITVMSEQALDREAVRRLFYSVLDAHHFTVIDQGERILITPVAEGKTRASEADTRDAQNEQFVTEVFALSNTSAADLSTLLRPLVSANGYVGPSASSNALVMTDAAGNVRRIKGIVRQLDAGESNGHLVVQLQHALAEPLARVIEQSLGKRGAESGAVVIPDVGHNRLVLVGSATVRQRLGALARDLDTPASVNGDNAKVIRLRHSDARQLAEVLDGIAPDQQGEPGTASEYKATVKSDVSQNALVMIAQPSHLRTLEQVVRQLDQPRSQVLIHAAIIEVSGDIANALGVQWGAQRGGGLGAINFPGAGIGLPGLGAGDVNLPDGALLQLGNDRFSVLINALASDTRNNVLSTPSLLTLDNQEAEILVGQNVPFKSGSYQTPGSGSENPYTTVTRQDIGIKLKIRPHINDGETLRLEVEQENSEIASSVEGLNDLVINKRSLKSAILADDGQVIVIGGLIKDNVRTRESGVPMLRSIPWLGALFRWTSDTREKTNLMIFLRPTIVRSNAGLTALTDDRYELLRSLGDGTGANSLLVPRDVKQLFDHRPDAPVIDADRDVRGQP, translated from the coding sequence ATGGCCAGCGAACCCTCTTGGCAGTTGGCGATGAACGACGCCGATTTGCGAGATGTGGTGCGAGAGATGTCAGTCATTCTGGGCGCGACGATCGTGCTCGATCCGCGCGTGCAAGGGCGCATCACTGTTATGTCCGAACAGGCACTGGATCGAGAGGCCGTGCGCAGGCTGTTCTACTCCGTGCTGGATGCTCACCACTTCACGGTCATTGATCAGGGCGAGCGCATCCTGATCACCCCGGTTGCCGAGGGAAAGACACGCGCCAGCGAGGCCGATACTCGCGATGCCCAGAATGAACAGTTCGTCACCGAGGTATTCGCATTGAGTAACACCAGCGCGGCCGACCTTTCGACACTGCTGCGTCCGCTGGTTTCAGCCAATGGTTACGTAGGGCCTTCCGCGTCGAGCAACGCGTTGGTCATGACCGATGCGGCAGGCAACGTGCGGCGCATCAAGGGCATCGTCCGTCAATTGGACGCTGGTGAGAGCAACGGACATCTGGTCGTACAGTTGCAGCACGCCCTTGCCGAGCCTCTGGCCCGCGTCATTGAGCAATCCTTGGGCAAGCGAGGGGCAGAGAGCGGGGCTGTTGTGATCCCGGATGTGGGTCATAACCGTCTGGTACTTGTGGGGAGTGCCACGGTCCGACAGCGTCTGGGTGCATTGGCCCGAGACCTGGACACGCCCGCTTCGGTAAATGGTGACAATGCGAAGGTGATTCGGCTTCGCCACAGCGACGCTCGACAGCTGGCAGAGGTGCTGGACGGCATTGCGCCTGACCAGCAAGGTGAGCCTGGCACCGCATCCGAGTACAAAGCGACGGTCAAATCCGACGTGAGCCAAAACGCTTTGGTCATGATCGCTCAACCCTCCCACCTCCGCACGCTGGAGCAGGTGGTTCGGCAGCTCGACCAGCCTCGCTCGCAGGTGTTGATCCACGCGGCAATCATCGAGGTGTCGGGTGACATCGCCAATGCGCTGGGTGTGCAGTGGGGCGCGCAAAGAGGCGGAGGGCTTGGGGCAATCAATTTTCCCGGCGCCGGGATCGGTCTTCCAGGACTGGGGGCAGGGGACGTGAATTTGCCCGATGGGGCTCTGTTGCAGCTAGGCAACGACCGCTTCAGTGTGCTCATCAACGCCCTTGCAAGTGATACGCGTAACAACGTGTTGTCCACGCCAAGCCTGTTGACGCTCGATAATCAGGAAGCCGAAATCCTCGTTGGCCAGAACGTGCCTTTCAAGAGCGGCTCCTATCAGACCCCTGGCAGCGGTTCGGAGAATCCGTACACGACGGTGACCCGTCAGGACATTGGCATCAAGCTCAAGATTCGGCCTCACATCAACGACGGCGAAACGCTGCGTCTGGAGGTCGAGCAGGAAAACTCGGAGATCGCCAGCTCGGTTGAAGGCCTCAATGACCTGGTCATCAACAAGCGCTCGCTGAAGAGCGCGATTCTCGCCGACGACGGCCAGGTCATCGTCATCGGTGGGCTGATCAAGGACAACGTCCGCACCCGAGAAAGCGGCGTGCCGATGTTGCGCAGCATTCCATGGCTGGGCGCCTTGTTTCGCTGGACCAGCGATACCCGAGAGAAAACCAACCTGATGATATTTTTGCGCCCAACCATCGTTCGCAGCAACGCGGGGCTGACCGCACTCACCGATGATCGCTATGAATTGCTACGCAGTCTGGGCGACGGCACAGGCGCTAACTCGCTTTTGGTGCCTCGTGATGTGAAGCAGCTGTTCGATCACCGACCCGACGCCCCTGTCATTGATGCCGACAGAGACGTAAGAGGCCAGCCATGA
- the hemE gene encoding uroporphyrinogen decarboxylase, with translation MTALKNDRFLRALLKQPVDVTPVWMMRQAGRYLPEYRASRAKAGDFMSLCMNPAFACEVTLQPLERYPLDAAILFSDILTVPDAMGLGLYFETGEGPRFKKTVSTLADIEALPIPDAQKDLGYVMDAVSTIRRELNGRVPLIGFSGSPWTLATYMVEGGSSKDFRKSKAMLYDNPQAMHLLLDKLAQSVTAYLNGQILAGAQAVQIFDSWGGSLSAAAYQEFSLAYMRKIVSGLIREHDGRKVPVILFTKGGGLWLESIADAGADALGLDWTCDIGEARRRVGSKVALQGNMDPTVLYANPQAIRQEVANILNSYGSGTGHVFNLGHGITPEVDPANAGAFINAVHELSAQYHR, from the coding sequence ATGACTGCCCTGAAGAACGACCGTTTCCTTCGCGCCCTGCTCAAGCAACCCGTTGACGTCACGCCGGTATGGATGATGCGTCAGGCCGGTCGCTATCTCCCGGAATACCGCGCCAGTCGCGCCAAGGCCGGGGATTTCATGAGCCTGTGCATGAACCCGGCGTTCGCCTGTGAAGTCACCCTGCAACCGCTTGAGCGTTACCCGCTCGACGCCGCGATCCTGTTCTCCGACATCCTCACCGTGCCCGACGCCATGGGCCTTGGCCTGTACTTCGAGACCGGCGAAGGCCCGCGTTTCAAGAAGACCGTCAGCACCCTGGCCGACATCGAAGCGCTGCCGATCCCGGACGCGCAGAAAGACCTGGGCTACGTCATGGACGCGGTCAGCACCATTCGCCGCGAGCTGAATGGCCGCGTGCCGTTGATCGGCTTCTCCGGCAGCCCGTGGACCCTCGCGACTTACATGGTCGAAGGCGGCTCGTCCAAGGACTTCCGCAAATCCAAGGCCATGCTCTACGACAACCCGCAAGCCATGCACCTGCTGCTGGACAAGCTGGCGCAGTCGGTCACCGCGTACCTCAACGGCCAGATTCTGGCGGGCGCTCAGGCCGTGCAGATTTTCGACAGCTGGGGCGGCAGCCTCTCGGCGGCGGCGTACCAAGAATTCTCCCTGGCCTACATGCGCAAGATCGTCAGCGGCCTGATCCGCGAACACGACGGTCGAAAAGTCCCGGTGATCCTTTTCACCAAAGGCGGCGGCCTGTGGCTGGAAAGCATCGCTGACGCAGGGGCCGATGCGCTGGGCCTGGACTGGACCTGCGATATTGGCGAAGCCCGCCGTCGCGTCGGCAGCAAAGTTGCCCTGCAAGGCAACATGGACCCCACCGTCCTCTACGCCAACCCCCAGGCCATCCGCCAGGAAGTCGCCAACATCCTCAACAGCTACGGCAGCGGCACCGGCCATGTCTTCAACCTCGGCCACGGCATCACCCCTGAGGTCGACCCGGCCAATGCAGGCGCGTTCATCAACGCAGTGCATGAGTTGTCGGCGCAGTATCATCGGTAA